In a single window of the Thunnus maccoyii chromosome 7, fThuMac1.1, whole genome shotgun sequence genome:
- the trmt13 gene encoding tRNA:m(4)X modification enzyme TRM13 homolog, whose protein sequence is MAAPLPGMLPGRCAFFVEKKKRFCKMIVGKGKTFCGEHATMEEGSSSSRRIVCPLDPKHTVDEDKLDKHLKKCNSRQKPKPAYYVENINAGSADGDETLQQVCLCERSRTQLQSLVDKLKTAATGLQCDVEDSVLSHPALQEELNNPKNGDSALKHLKQQSSILGHLEALGLLGRGRSFVEFGAGRGKLSHWIHEALKTSEHLNTCDDLLLLLVERCSTRFKVDGKHQDAGVEFERLQVDIQHLDLSKVPQIKHKKLPLVGVGKHLCGAATDLALRCLLETPEPRETEPPPKRLKPSEEHSGLDPGPVQGPGPVQGVAVALCCHHRCEWRHYVGQQFFLQRGLGAAEFSAFCRMSSWATCGLRPTNQDRPPGDPTNQRGDDEEHEPTEETDAVNGFLSADERQQVGRLCKLLIDCGRLHFLQNKGFNGKLTRYISSDITLENILLIAVPAPASASTSVSS, encoded by the exons gaggaaggaagcagcagcagcaggaggatcGTCTGTCCGCTCGACCCCAAACA CACTGTGGATGAAGACAAACTGGACAAACACCTGAAGAAATGTAACTCCAGACAGAAACCAAAACCT GCTTATTATGTCGAAAACATAAATGCAGGATCAGCTGATGGAGACGAGACGCTCCAACAG gtgtgtctATGTGAGCGCAGCAGGACACAGTTACAGTCTCTGGTGGACAAATTGAAGACTGCAGCGACAG gaCTGCAGTGTGATGTGGAGGACAGCGTCCTGTCTCACCCCGCCCTCCAGGAGGAACTCAACAACCCAAAGAACGGAGACTCCGCCCTAAAACACCTGAAGCAGCAG TCCTCTATCTTAGGTCACCTGGAGGCGCTGGGGCTGCTGGGAAGGGGGCGGAGCTTTGTGGAGTTCGGAGCAGGTCGAGGGAAACTGTCTCACTGGATCCACGAGGCCCTGAAGACCTCCGAGCACCTGAACACCTGCGAcgacttgctgctgctgctggtggagcGCTGCAGCACTCGCTTCAAG GTGGACGGGAAACATCAGGATGCTGGAGTTGAGTTTGAGAGGCTGCAGGTCGACATTCAACATCTGGATTTAA GTAAAGTTCCTCAGATCAAACACAAGAAGCTGCCGCTGGTCGGAGTTGGGAAGCATCTATGTGGAGCAGCGACAG ATCTCGCTCTGCGCTGTTTGTTAGAAACACCAGAACCCAGAGAGACTGAACCGCCTCCCAAACGCCTCAAACCCTCAGAAGAGCATTCAGGTCTGGATCCCGGTCCGGTTCAGGGTCCTGGTCCGGTTCAGGGCGTGGCGGTGGCTCTCTGCTGTCACCACCGCTGTGAGTGGCGTCACTACGTGGGTCAGCAGTTCTTCCTGCAGCGAGGACTCGGAGCTGCAGAGTTCTCGGCTTTCTGTCGGATGTCCAGCTGGGCAACATGTGGCCTCAGACCGACCAATCAGGACCGTCCGCCCGGGGATCCGACCAATCAGAGGGGAGACGACGAAGAGCACGAACCAACAGAGGAGACGGACGCAGTGAACGG GTTTCTGTCAGCAGACGAACGTCAGCAGGTCGGTCGTCTCTGTAAACTTCTGATCGACTGCGGCAGACTTCACTTCCTGCAGAATAAAGGATTCAACGGCAAACTGACGCGCTACATCAGCAGTGACATCACTCTGGAGAACATCCTGCTGATCGCCGTCCCCGCCCCCGCCTCTGCCTCCACATCTGTCTCCTCCTGA